A DNA window from Aspergillus nidulans FGSC A4 chromosome I contains the following coding sequences:
- the rpL3 gene encoding ribosomal 60S subunit protein L3 (transcript_id=CADANIAT00006804): MSHRKYEAPRHGSLAYLPRKRAARHRGRVKSFPKDDPKKPVHLTASMGYKAGMTTVVRDLDRPGAKMHKKEIVEAATVIETPPLIAVGVVGYIETPRGLRSLATVWAEHLSDEVKRRFYKNWYKSKKKAFTKYAKKHSEENGASITRDLERIKKYCTVVRVLAHTQIRKTPLKQKKAHLMEIQVNGGSVAEKVDFARNLFEKPIEIDTIFEKDEMIDVIAVTKGHGFQGVTSRWGTKKLPRKTHKGLRKVACIGAWHPSHVQWTVARAGQMGYHHRTSCNHKVFRIGKGSDEANASTDFDVSKKQITPLGGFVRYGEVKNDFILLKGSVPGVKKRVMTLRKTLYPQTSRRATEKVDLKWIDTSSKFGHGAFQTPEEKRAFMGTLKKDLVTSA; the protein is encoded by the exons AT GAGTCACCGGAAGTACGAAGCGCCTCGGCACG GCTCCCTTGCCTACCTGCCCCGCAAGCGCGCTGCCAGACACCGTGGAAGGGTCAAGAG CTTCCCCAAGGATGACCCCAAGAAGCCCGTTCACCTGACGGCCTCCATGGGTTACAAGGCCGGTATGACCACTGTTGTCCGTGACCTTGACCGTCCTGGTGCCAAAATGCacaagaaggagattgtTGAGGCTGCCACCGTCATTGAGACTCCTCCT CTCATTGCTGTCGGTGTTGTCGGTTACATCGAGACTCCCCGTGGTCTTCGCTCTCTCGCGACCGTTTGGGCTGAGCACCTGAGCGACGAGGTCAAGCGTCGCTTCTACAAGAACTGgtacaagagcaagaagaaggctttcaCCAAGTACGCCAAGAAGCACTCTGAGGAGAACGGCGCCTCCATCACCCGCGACCTTGAGCGCATTAAGAAGTACTGCACTGTCGTCCGTGTGCTCGCTCACACCCAGATCCGCAAGACTCCtctcaagcagaagaaggcccaCCTTATGGAGATCCAGGTCAACGGTGGCTCCGTTGCCGAGAAGGTTGACTTCGCCCGCAACCTCTTCGAGAAGCCCATCGAGATCGACACCATCttcgagaaggacgagatgaTCGATGTCATTGCCGTCACCAAGGGTCACGGTTTCCAGGGTGTTACCAGCCGTTGGGGTACCAAGAAGCTTCCTCGCAAGACTCACAAGGGTCTCCGCAAGGTTGCTTGTATCGGTGCCTGGCACCCTAGCCACGTCCAGTGGACCGTTGCCCGTGCCGGTCAGATGGGTTACCACCACCGTACCTCTTGCAACCACAAGGTCTTCCGCATTGGCAAGGGCTCCGACGAGGCCAACGCCTCCACCGACTTCGATGTCTCCAAGAAGCAGATCACTCC TCTTGGTGGCTTCGTCCGCTACGGTGAGGTCAAGAACgacttcatcctgctcaaGGGTTCCGTCCCTGGTGTTAAGAAGCGTGTCATGACCCTGCGCAAGACCCTGTACCCCCAGACCAGCCGAAGGGCTACCGAGAAGGTCGACCTCAAGTGGATCGACACCTCCTCCAAGTTCGGTCACGGTGCTTTCCAGACGCCCGAGGAGAAGCGCGCTTTCATGGGTACCCTCAAGAAGGACCTCGTTACTTCTGCTTAA
- a CDS encoding uncharacterized protein (transcript_id=CADANIAT00006803), protein MSSDDAYMSFLDKANADLDSGRAQQANTTQQARTETVDVNVKVPAPLTSVDAYYISDTDEPFEPVALKWEGAQRGVWPDASSFSKLISVNTDLSDTIETLSPSSFDPRNQYASALRAVRAAAVENSKGDESAVEVKVYRVEVGTSRVEYYITALDGEGGLLVGLRAKAIES, encoded by the exons ATGTCCTCAGACGACGCCTATATGTCCTTTCTAGACAAGGCAAACGCAGACCTCGATAGTGGCCGCGCACAACAAGCAAACACAACTCAGCAGGCCCGTACAGAAACCGTAGACGTCAACGTCAAAGTTCCGGCCCCGCTTACATCCGTCGACGCATACTACATCTCCGACACGGACGAGCCGTTTGAGCCTGTTGCACTGAAGTGGGAGGGAGCGCAGAGGGGAGTTTGGCCTGATGCCT CATCCTTTTCGAAACTCATCTCAGTCAACACAGACCTGTCGGACACCATTGAGACATTATCGCCTTCTTCATTTGATCCAAGAAATCAATATGCTTCCGCGCTTAGGGCAGTgcgtgctgctgctgtcgagaATTCGAAAGGGGACGAGTCTGCGGTCGAGGTGAAGGTTTATCGGGTTGAGGTTGGAACGTCACGTGTTGAGTATTATATTACGGCCTTAGATGGGGAGGGGGGCTTGCTTGTGGGGTTGAGGGCGAAGGCGATTGAGAGCTAG